In the genome of Salmo trutta chromosome 18, fSalTru1.1, whole genome shotgun sequence, one region contains:
- the LOC115153238 gene encoding progonadoliberin-3: MDLSSKTVVQVVMLALIAQVTFSQHWSYGWLPGGKRSVGELEATIRMMDTGGVVVLPEETGAHVPERLRPYDVMSKKRMPHK, encoded by the exons ATGGATCTTAGCAGCAAAACGGTTGTGCAGGTGGTGATGTTGGCGTTGATAGCTCAGGTCACTTTCTCTCAGCATTGGTCGTATGGGTGGCTACCTGGAGGAAAGAGAAGTGTTGGGGAGCTGGAGGCCACCATCAGG ATGATGGACACAGGTGGTGTAGTGGTTCTTCCTGAGGAGACAGGTGCCCATGTCCCAGAGAGACTGAGACCATATGATGTA ATGTCAAAGAAACGGATGCCACATAAATAA
- the LOC115153236 gene encoding receptor-type tyrosine-protein phosphatase epsilon isoform X6, producing the protein MLVISLLLIIIVLPTVYFLRFRNHRKALVTSVDKKIPNGFLEDQGEQTVVLLPRSASSSKRYFPISLDSLEDQFRIRSADDCKLFREEFNSLPCGYQHSFFEVASRVINRDKNRYPNILPYDHSRVLLTQIDGYSCTDYINASYIDGYKEKDKFIAAQGPMHNTVADFWRMVWEQKTATIVMLTNLKERKEDKCYQYWPDQGCWMYGNVRVAAEDFTVLVDYTIRKFCVQYQGSDGPRAPCLVTQLHFTNWPDFGVPFSPIGMLKFLKKVKTVNPSYAGPIVVHCSAGVGRTGTFIVIDAMIDMMHVERRLDVFGFVTRIREQRSQLVQTDMQYSFIYQALLEYYLYGDTELDVSSLEGHLQKLHNTRAPLERLGLEEEFRKLTNVRIMKENMRTGNLPANMKKNRVLQIIPYDFNRVILSMKRGQEFTDYINASFIDGYRQKDYFIATQGPLSHTVEDFWRMLWEYRCHSIVMLTELKEREQDKCFQYWPAEGTATFGDYTLELKGDALCDTFTLKDMVLTYGPEKQSRHVRHFHFHGWPEIGIPAEGKGMINIIASVQRQQQQSGNHPIIVHCSAGAGRTGTFIALSNILERVKAEGLLDVFQTVKSLRMKRPHMVQTVEQYDFCYRVVQDFVDIFSDYANFK; encoded by the exons GAGAGCAGACAGTGGTCCTCCTCCCACGATCCGCATCTTCATCCAAGCGTTACTTCCCCATCTCCCTGGACTCGCTAGAAGACCAGTTCCGGATACGCTCGGCAGACGACTGCAAGCTTTTCAGAGAGGAGTTCAAT TCACTGCCCTGTGGCTACCAGCACAGCTTCTTTGAGGTGGCTAGCAGGGTGATCAACAGGGACAAGAACAGATATCCAAACATCCTACCAT ATGACCATTCCAGAGTGTTGCTAACTCAAATCGATGGTTATTCTTGTACGGACTACATAAATGCCTCATACATAGAT GGTTATAAAGAGAAGGACAAATTCATTGCAGCTCAAG GCCCAATGCACAACACTGTGGCAGACTTTTGGCGGATGGTTTGGGAACAGAAGACTGCTACTATAGTGATGCTCACTAAcctgaaagagagaaaagag GACAAGTGTTACCAGTACTGGCCAGACCAAGGCTGTTGGATGTATGGGAACGTGAGGGTGGCAGCAGAGGACTTTACTGTACTGGTGGACTACACCATCCGCAAGTTCTGTGTACAATAT CAGGGGAGTGACGGCCCCAGGGCCCCCTGCCTGGTCACCCAGCTCCACTTTACCAACTGGCCAGACTTTGGGGTGCCCTTCTCCCCCATCGGCATGCTCAAGTTCCTCAAGAAGGTGAAAACGGTCAACCCGTCCTATGCAGGACCCATCGTGGTGCACTGCAG TGCTGGCGTAGGAAGGACTGGAACGTTTATCGTCATAGACGCCATGATTGACATGATGCATGTAGAGCGGAGGCTGGATGTCTTTGGGTTTGTGACCAGAATACGGGAGCAGCGCTCTCAACTCGTCCAGACTGAT ATGCAGTACTCATTCATCTATCAGGCTCTGTTGGAGTATTATCTATATGGTGACACAGAGCTGGATGTGTCCTCTCTGGAAGGCCACCTGCAGAAGCTCCACAATACCAGAGCACCCCTCGAAAGGCTGGGCCTAGAAGAAGAGTTCAGG AAACTAACCAACGTACGCATAATGAAGGAGAACATGAGGACCGGAAACCTTCCTGCCAACATGAAGAAGAACCGTGTGCTTCAGATCATTCCAT ATGACTTCAACCGGGTTATATTGTCAATGAAAAGGGGGCAAGAGTTCACGGACTACATCAATGCATCATTTATTGAT GGCTACAGACAGAAGGACTACTTCATCGCTACCCAAGGTCCTCTGTCCCACACGGTGGAGGACTTCTGGAGGATGCTGTGGGAGTACAGGTGTCACTCTATTGTCATGCTCACTGAACTCAAGGAGAGGGAACAG GACAAATGTTTCCAGTACTGGCCAGCAGAGGGCACTGCGACATTTGGAGACTACACTTTGGAGCTGAAGGGAGATGCCCTATGTGACACTTTCACTCTGAAGGACATGGTGCTCACATATGGACCA GAAAAACAGTCAAGGCACGTCCGACACTTTCATTTCCACGGCTGGCCTGAGATCGGAATACCGGCAGAGGGCAAGGGAATGATCAACATCATTGCTTCAGTGCAGAGACAGCAACAACAGTCTGGAAACCACCCTATCATAGTACATTGCAG TGCTGGTGCGGGTCGGACTGGGACATTCATCGCCCTGAGTAATATTCTGGAGCGGGTGAAAGCCGAGGGCCTACTGGACGTGTTTCAGACAGTCAAGAGCTTACGCATGAAGAGACCGCACATGGTTCAGACTGTG GAACAATATGACTTCTGCTACAGAGTGGTTCAAGATTTTGTTGATATTTTCTCAGACTATGCCAATTTCAAATGA